The following proteins come from a genomic window of Streptomyces sp. NBC_01716:
- a CDS encoding epoxide hydrolase family protein has translation MSETIQPRPFDFPESALKDLRERLSRTRWPERETVSNSSQGAPLKRMQALIDYWRDGYDWRAAEKRLNALNPSTTRIDGLDIHFLHMRSPEPDALPLVVTHGWPGSPFEIAKSIPLLADPRAHGGDPKDAFHVVVPSMPGFSLTEKPTETGWGAERITSAWVELMRRLGYDQFVAQGGDWGYAITNALGAIGAPTVQAVHFNMFPVFETMEAQDEDERRGLERLRDFQTNKSAYQLEQIQSPQTIGYALTDSPVAQAAWLYELYERWTDNDGDPEQALSRDDMLDNITLYWLTATGASSARIYWESMRSFREQEISVPVGFSQFPRDLHLASRRWVEERYPTLGHYNVLPKGGHFPAWEQPELFTEEVRASFRHLRWV, from the coding sequence ATGAGCGAGACCATCCAGCCCCGACCCTTCGATTTCCCCGAATCCGCACTGAAGGATCTGCGCGAGCGCCTTTCGCGCACCCGCTGGCCCGAGCGCGAAACGGTGTCCAATTCCAGCCAGGGCGCACCCCTGAAGCGGATGCAGGCGCTCATCGACTACTGGCGAGATGGGTACGACTGGCGCGCAGCCGAGAAGCGGCTGAACGCACTCAACCCGTCCACGACGCGAATCGACGGGCTCGACATCCACTTCCTCCATATGCGTTCACCGGAGCCGGATGCCCTTCCGCTCGTGGTCACGCATGGCTGGCCGGGCTCTCCGTTCGAAATCGCCAAGTCCATACCGCTCCTGGCAGACCCCCGTGCTCACGGCGGTGACCCCAAGGACGCCTTCCACGTGGTCGTCCCTTCGATGCCCGGGTTCAGCCTCACGGAGAAGCCGACCGAGACCGGCTGGGGCGCGGAACGTATCACAAGCGCCTGGGTCGAACTGATGCGGCGACTCGGGTACGACCAGTTCGTCGCGCAGGGCGGCGACTGGGGCTACGCCATCACGAACGCGCTCGGCGCCATCGGCGCACCGACGGTGCAGGCAGTACATTTCAACATGTTTCCCGTTTTCGAAACGATGGAAGCACAGGACGAGGACGAGCGGCGCGGACTGGAACGCCTGCGCGACTTCCAGACGAACAAGTCTGCGTATCAGCTCGAGCAGATTCAGAGCCCGCAGACCATCGGCTACGCGCTCACAGACTCCCCTGTGGCGCAGGCCGCATGGCTCTACGAACTGTACGAGCGCTGGACGGACAATGACGGCGATCCGGAACAGGCACTGAGCCGTGACGACATGCTCGACAACATCACGCTCTACTGGCTGACCGCTACCGGCGCCTCGTCCGCACGCATCTACTGGGAAAGCATGCGCAGCTTCCGGGAGCAGGAAATCTCCGTTCCCGTCGGCTTCAGCCAGTTTCCGCGCGATCTCCATCTGGCCAGCCGGCGGTGGGTGGAGGAGCGCTACCCGACCCTGGGCCACTACAACGTGCTGCCGAAGGGCGGGCATTTCCCGGCATGGGAACAGCCCGAGCTGTTCACCGAAGAGGTCCGCGCAAGCTTCCGCCATCTTCGTTGGGTGTAG
- a CDS encoding HipA family kinase, whose translation MLNEVVATRYVTPLREGGSLPGIVEADDLGTYVMKFTGAGQGRKTLVAEIVCGELGRRLGLRVPELVTIQLDPVIGLGEPDEEVQDLLKASGGLNLGMDFLPGSLGFDPLAYEVGPAEAGRIVWFDALINNVDRSWRNPNMLVWHGDLWLIDHGATMIWHHNWPGAQASAAKPYDASDHVLARFGPDIASAAAELAPLVTEELLTEVTADVPDEWLVDEPGFETTDAVRRAYVAALLPRAATIHERLILDTPPKTRPSRAPGWLTDHLAPWPHPTKKAGGEGR comes from the coding sequence ATGTTGAATGAGGTCGTCGCGACTCGTTACGTCACGCCCTTGCGTGAAGGCGGTTCGCTCCCCGGGATCGTCGAGGCCGACGATCTCGGGACCTATGTCATGAAGTTCACCGGCGCGGGGCAGGGGCGCAAGACGCTTGTCGCCGAGATCGTCTGTGGGGAGTTGGGGCGGCGGCTCGGGCTGCGTGTGCCGGAGTTGGTGACCATCCAGCTCGACCCCGTGATCGGTCTCGGGGAGCCCGACGAAGAGGTGCAGGACCTGTTGAAGGCGAGCGGCGGGCTGAACCTCGGGATGGACTTCCTGCCCGGGTCGCTGGGGTTCGATCCGCTCGCGTACGAGGTGGGGCCGGCCGAGGCGGGCCGGATCGTGTGGTTCGACGCGCTCATCAACAACGTCGACCGGTCCTGGCGCAACCCCAACATGCTTGTCTGGCACGGCGATCTCTGGCTCATCGACCACGGCGCCACCATGATCTGGCACCACAACTGGCCCGGCGCCCAGGCCTCCGCCGCGAAGCCGTACGACGCGTCCGACCATGTCCTCGCCCGGTTCGGGCCCGACATCGCCTCCGCCGCGGCCGAACTCGCGCCGCTCGTCACCGAGGAGCTGCTCACCGAGGTCACCGCCGACGTGCCGGACGAATGGCTCGTGGACGAGCCCGGGTTCGAGACCACCGACGCGGTACGGCGCGCCTACGTCGCGGCGCTGCTGCCGCGCGCGGCGACCATCCATGAACGTCTCATCCTCGACACACCCCCCAAGACGCGCCCCTCGCGGGCCCCCGGCTGGCTGACCGATCATCTCGCGCCTTGGCCCCATCCCACCAAGAAGGCCGGAGGCGAGGGCCGATGA
- a CDS encoding DUF3037 domain-containing protein, translating into MNGRDVFEYAPLRVVPRVERGEFINAGVLVYCRARSFVAARTHLDESRLKALAPDTDVAGVRAALRAVEDVCAGGDPAGQAARDDAGRRFRWLIAPRSTVVQPGPVHTGLTLDPAAEAERLLDLLVR; encoded by the coding sequence ATGAACGGACGCGATGTGTTCGAGTACGCGCCGCTGCGCGTCGTACCGAGGGTCGAGCGCGGGGAGTTCATCAACGCGGGCGTCCTGGTCTACTGCCGGGCCAGATCGTTCGTGGCCGCCCGCACGCACCTGGACGAGTCCCGGCTCAAGGCGCTCGCGCCGGACACCGATGTGGCGGGGGTACGCGCGGCGCTGCGCGCCGTCGAGGACGTCTGCGCGGGCGGTGACCCCGCCGGGCAGGCCGCGCGCGACGACGCGGGGCGGCGGTTCCGCTGGCTGATCGCGCCCCGTTCGACGGTCGTCCAGCCCGGTCCCGTACACACGGGGCTGACGCTCGACCCGGCGGCGGAGGCCGAGCGACTGCTGGACCTGCTGGTCCGGTAG
- the fabG gene encoding 3-oxoacyl-ACP reductase FabG, giving the protein MSTTEQRVAVVTGAARGIGAATAVRLAAEGRAVAVLDLDEKACEETVGAITAAGGKALAVGADVSDSAQVEAAVARVAAELGAPTVLVNNAGVLRDNLLFKMSESDWDTVMNVHLKGAFLMARACQQHMVEAKFGRIVNLSSSSALGNRGQANYSAVKAGLQGFTKTLAKELGKFGVTANAVAPGFIVTEMTAQTAARVGMGFEEFQAAAATQIPVQRVGVPDDIANAIAFFTGENAGFVSGQVLYVAGGPLN; this is encoded by the coding sequence ATGTCCACCACCGAGCAGCGTGTCGCCGTCGTGACCGGCGCGGCGCGGGGGATCGGCGCCGCGACCGCGGTGCGTCTCGCGGCCGAGGGCCGGGCCGTCGCCGTACTCGACCTGGACGAGAAGGCCTGCGAGGAGACCGTCGGCGCCATCACCGCCGCGGGCGGCAAGGCCCTCGCCGTCGGCGCCGACGTCTCCGACTCCGCCCAGGTCGAAGCCGCCGTCGCGCGCGTCGCCGCCGAACTGGGCGCGCCCACCGTCCTCGTCAACAACGCGGGCGTGCTCCGGGACAACCTCCTGTTCAAGATGAGCGAGTCCGACTGGGACACCGTCATGAACGTGCACCTCAAGGGCGCCTTCCTGATGGCACGCGCCTGCCAGCAGCACATGGTGGAGGCCAAGTTCGGCCGTATCGTCAATCTGTCCTCCAGCTCGGCGCTCGGCAACCGCGGCCAGGCGAACTACTCCGCGGTCAAGGCCGGCCTCCAGGGGTTCACCAAGACCCTGGCCAAGGAGCTCGGCAAGTTCGGCGTCACGGCCAACGCCGTGGCCCCCGGTTTCATCGTCACCGAGATGACCGCCCAGACCGCCGCCCGCGTGGGTATGGGCTTCGAGGAGTTCCAGGCGGCGGCGGCCACCCAGATCCCGGTCCAGCGGGTCGGCGTCCCCGACGACATCGCCAACGCGATCGCCTTCTTCACGGGGGAGAACGCGGGATTCGTCTCGGGCCAGGTCCTGTACGTCGCCGGCGGACCCCTCAACTGA
- a CDS encoding SDR family oxidoreductase — protein sequence MTEQPKEADRPDSGRVALITGASRGIGYGIAEALVARGDRVCITGRNEEALKEAVERLGPDRVIGFPGKAHDEAHQVAAVDRVMEAFGRVDFLVNNAGTNPVFGPMADLDLNVARKVFETNVVSALGFAQLTWRAWQKDNGGAIVNIASVAGVSASPFIGAYGMSKAAMVNLTLQLAHEFAPGVRVNAIAPAVIKTRFAQAIYEGREAEAVAAYPLGRLGVPEDVGGAAAFLTSDQSDWITGQTLVVDGGIFLNAGVH from the coding sequence ATGACGGAACAGCCGAAGGAAGCGGACCGGCCCGACAGCGGCAGGGTCGCACTGATCACGGGCGCCAGCCGCGGCATCGGTTACGGCATCGCCGAGGCGCTCGTCGCCCGCGGCGACCGGGTGTGCATCACCGGACGGAACGAGGAAGCGCTCAAGGAGGCCGTCGAGCGTCTGGGACCCGACCGGGTCATCGGCTTCCCCGGCAAGGCCCACGACGAGGCCCACCAGGTGGCCGCGGTCGACCGTGTCATGGAGGCGTTCGGCCGTGTCGACTTTCTGGTGAACAACGCGGGCACCAACCCGGTGTTCGGCCCGATGGCCGATCTCGATCTCAACGTGGCACGCAAGGTCTTCGAGACCAACGTCGTCTCGGCCCTGGGCTTCGCCCAGCTGACCTGGCGCGCCTGGCAGAAGGACAACGGCGGTGCGATCGTGAACATCGCCTCGGTCGCGGGGGTGTCCGCGTCGCCGTTCATCGGCGCGTACGGGATGAGCAAGGCGGCGATGGTCAATCTGACCCTCCAGCTGGCTCACGAGTTCGCGCCCGGTGTGCGGGTCAACGCCATCGCGCCGGCCGTGATCAAGACGCGGTTCGCGCAGGCGATCTACGAGGGCCGGGAGGCGGAGGCCGTGGCCGCCTATCCGCTGGGGCGCCTGGGTGTGCCGGAGGACGTCGGCGGCGCCGCCGCGTTCCTCACATCGGACCAGTCGGACTGGATTACCGGGCAGACGCTGGTCGTCGACGGGGGAATTTTTCTGAACGCTGGTGTGCACTGA
- a CDS encoding ABC transporter substrate-binding protein gives MFNRTSLQAAAALASISLLAGCGLFSSDGAAEDKKIIIGTTSEPSTLDPAAAWDNSWELYRNVFQTLVAFPTGSTTPQPDAADNCKFADSTNKVYRCELREGLTFSNGHKLDAAAVKHSFDRIVKINVNGGPNGLLASLDGVTTDGELTVTFNLNKPDATFPFVLAAPAMSIVDPEEYPADKLREDGKLTGSGPYTLESYTAGSDAELAENTSYKGFADRKNSAVKIQYFQDSDKMFGALKKKEIDVIYRGLTSEEVVELEQKKEENNHLQLIETVGADIRYLVFNPKDASAAKLPVRQAVAQVVDRDALVAKVYQGTAEPLYSMVPKGISGHATSFFDRYGDPDIDKARGILEDAGVETPVPLTFWFTTDRYGSGTVAEFAELKRQLEASGLFKITLKSKPWKDFQAGFQKGEYPVFGRGWFPDFPDPDNFVAPFVGKNNALSTPYESPEITTELLPQSRRESDRGAVIQQFERAQEIFVDDVRLLPLWQGKLYVAASQEISGGERALDPQTVMQLWEFSRKASW, from the coding sequence GTGTTCAACCGGACCAGTCTGCAGGCGGCTGCAGCCCTCGCGTCCATATCCCTGCTGGCCGGATGTGGCCTGTTCTCGTCGGACGGCGCGGCCGAGGACAAGAAGATCATCATCGGTACCACCAGTGAGCCGAGCACGCTCGACCCGGCCGCCGCGTGGGACAACTCGTGGGAGCTGTACCGGAACGTCTTCCAGACCCTGGTGGCGTTCCCCACCGGCAGTACGACCCCTCAGCCCGACGCGGCGGACAACTGCAAATTCGCGGACTCCACGAACAAGGTCTACCGCTGCGAACTCCGCGAGGGGCTGACCTTTTCCAACGGTCACAAGCTCGACGCCGCCGCCGTCAAGCACTCGTTCGACCGCATTGTGAAGATCAACGTGAACGGCGGTCCCAACGGACTCCTCGCGTCCCTCGACGGCGTCACCACGGACGGCGAGCTGACCGTCACGTTCAATCTGAACAAGCCCGACGCCACGTTCCCCTTCGTTCTCGCCGCCCCCGCGATGTCCATCGTCGACCCGGAGGAGTACCCGGCCGACAAGCTCAGGGAGGACGGCAAGCTGACCGGTTCCGGTCCGTACACCCTTGAGTCGTACACCGCGGGCAGCGACGCCGAGTTGGCCGAAAACACCAGCTACAAGGGTTTCGCCGACCGCAAGAATTCAGCCGTCAAGATCCAGTACTTCCAGGACTCCGACAAAATGTTCGGCGCCCTGAAGAAGAAGGAGATCGACGTCATCTACCGGGGCCTCACCTCGGAGGAAGTCGTCGAGCTCGAACAGAAGAAGGAAGAGAACAATCACCTTCAGCTGATCGAGACCGTCGGCGCCGACATCCGCTATCTGGTGTTCAACCCCAAGGACGCGTCGGCGGCGAAGCTGCCCGTACGCCAGGCGGTGGCCCAGGTGGTCGACCGCGACGCGCTGGTGGCCAAGGTCTACCAGGGCACGGCCGAGCCGCTGTACTCAATGGTCCCCAAGGGCATCTCCGGGCACGCCACGAGCTTCTTCGACAGATACGGCGACCCGGACATCGACAAGGCGCGCGGCATCCTTGAGGACGCGGGCGTCGAGACGCCGGTGCCGCTGACCTTCTGGTTCACGACCGACCGTTACGGCTCCGGCACGGTGGCCGAGTTCGCGGAGCTCAAGCGGCAGCTGGAGGCGTCCGGCCTCTTCAAGATCACGCTGAAGAGCAAGCCCTGGAAGGACTTCCAGGCGGGCTTCCAGAAGGGCGAGTACCCGGTCTTCGGCCGCGGCTGGTTCCCCGACTTCCCGGACCCCGACAACTTCGTGGCCCCCTTCGTCGGCAAGAACAACGCGCTCAGCACCCCCTACGAGAGCCCCGAGATCACCACGGAACTGCTGCCGCAGTCGCGGCGCGAGAGCGACCGGGGCGCGGTGATCCAGCAGTTCGAACGCGCCCAGGAGATCTTCGTCGACGACGTGCGGCTGCTGCCGCTCTGGCAGGGCAAGCTCTACGTCGCCGCGTCGCAGGAGATCAGCGGCGGCGAGCGCGCGCTCGACCCGCAGACGGTCATGCAGCTCTGGGAGTTCAGCCGGAAGGCCAGCTGGTAG
- a CDS encoding uracil-DNA glycosylase: MTDTDMLPESWRGVLGEELQKPYFKELTEFVEEERAKGPVYPPREEVFAALDATPYDQVKVLVLGQDPYHGEGQGHGLCFSVRPGVRTPPSLRNIYKEMKEELGHPVPDNGYLMPWAEQGVLLLNAVLTVRAGEANSHKGKGWEKVTDAVIRAVDARPDPAVFVLWGAYAQKKLPLIDESRHVVVKGAHPSPLSAKKFFGSRPFTQINEAIAAQGHKAIDWRIPDLG, translated from the coding sequence GTGACCGACACCGACATGCTGCCCGAGTCCTGGCGTGGCGTCCTCGGCGAGGAACTGCAGAAGCCCTACTTCAAGGAGCTCACCGAGTTCGTCGAGGAAGAGCGGGCGAAGGGGCCGGTCTACCCCCCGCGCGAAGAGGTGTTCGCCGCGCTCGACGCCACGCCGTACGACCAGGTGAAGGTCCTGGTCCTCGGCCAGGATCCGTACCACGGTGAGGGCCAGGGCCACGGTCTCTGCTTCTCGGTGCGGCCCGGGGTGCGCACGCCTCCCTCCTTGCGGAACATCTACAAGGAGATGAAGGAGGAGCTGGGCCACCCGGTGCCGGACAACGGCTATCTGATGCCGTGGGCCGAGCAGGGTGTGCTGCTGCTCAACGCTGTGCTGACGGTGCGGGCCGGCGAGGCCAACTCGCACAAGGGCAAGGGCTGGGAGAAGGTGACCGACGCGGTGATCCGCGCGGTGGACGCCCGGCCCGACCCCGCTGTCTTCGTGCTCTGGGGCGCGTACGCGCAGAAGAAGCTGCCGCTGATCGACGAGTCGCGGCACGTGGTGGTGAAGGGCGCGCATCCCTCGCCGCTGTCGGCGAAGAAGTTCTTCGGCTCGCGCCCGTTCACCCAGATCAACGAGGCGATCGCCGCGCAGGGGCACAAGGCCATCGACTGGCGCATCCCCGACCTGGGCTGA